The proteins below come from a single Coleofasciculus sp. FACHB-T130 genomic window:
- a CDS encoding MOSC N-terminal beta barrel domain-containing protein — translation MSYLARILVYPIKSLDGVSVTKTTILKSGALQYDREFAICDAQGRFVNAKRNPKVHLLRTSFDIDTDTEKITRVCLEVQGTEQTHIFHIDRERSELEAWLSDYFDFPVKLCQNLVSGFPDDTNASGPTVISTATLETVASWFPPLTGDELRRRLRANLEIGGVPAFWEDRLFGAEEDVVPFLVRDVQINGVNPCQRCVVPTRDSLMGKLYPNFQKLFVQARKETLPSWVDSSRFNHFYRLSVNTRIPESEAGNILQVGDEVEIQTLKN, via the coding sequence GTGTCTTACCTTGCCCGCATTCTGGTTTATCCAATCAAATCTCTAGATGGTGTTTCCGTTACCAAAACAACCATCCTTAAAAGTGGTGCATTACAGTATGACCGAGAGTTTGCTATCTGTGACGCTCAAGGTCGATTCGTGAATGCCAAGCGCAATCCGAAAGTTCACTTACTGCGGACTTCTTTTGACATTGATACGGATACTGAGAAGATTACTCGTGTTTGCTTAGAAGTCCAAGGAACAGAACAAACCCACATTTTTCACATCGATCGGGAACGGAGTGAATTAGAAGCTTGGTTGAGCGACTATTTCGACTTTCCCGTAAAACTCTGCCAGAACTTAGTCTCTGGCTTTCCAGATGATACCAATGCTTCCGGGCCAACAGTCATCAGTACCGCCACGCTGGAGACAGTTGCCTCCTGGTTCCCTCCCCTGACGGGGGATGAATTGCGGCGACGCCTGCGGGCAAATCTGGAAATTGGGGGCGTCCCGGCATTTTGGGAAGATCGGCTGTTTGGGGCGGAAGAGGACGTGGTGCCGTTTCTGGTGCGAGATGTGCAGATAAATGGGGTCAATCCCTGTCAGCGTTGTGTGGTGCCGACACGAGACTCTCTAATGGGCAAGCTTTACCCTAATTTTCAAAAATTATTTGTGCAAGCGCGGAAAGAAACTTTGCCCAGTTGGGTAGACTCATCTCGATTCAATCACTTTTACCGACTCTCGGTAAACACGCGCATCCCTGAATCGGAAGCCGGTAATATTTTACAGGTGGGAGACGAAGTAGAAATTCAAACACTTAAAAACTAA
- a CDS encoding DUF3288 family protein → MAETGNKDQQHPLQGRDRQLVNSLLTGEMNDFNLAELARLRIRYRGFPGAREIQQDLDMILRQWNLTEDALFEKTRQIHATSVVYKSRSKRQDEEDWN, encoded by the coding sequence ATGGCAGAGACAGGAAACAAAGATCAACAGCATCCCCTCCAAGGACGCGATCGCCAACTCGTTAACAGCCTCTTAACCGGGGAAATGAATGATTTCAATCTGGCGGAACTCGCCCGTCTACGCATTCGCTATCGTGGCTTTCCAGGGGCAAGGGAGATTCAACAAGACCTGGATATGATTCTCCGCCAGTGGAACTTGACAGAAGATGCACTCTTTGAAAAAACTCGTCAGATTCATGCTACGAGTGTTGTCTATAAAAGTCGCAGCAAGCGGCAAGATGAAGAAGATTGGAATTAG